The Coffea eugenioides isolate CCC68of chromosome 8, Ceug_1.0, whole genome shotgun sequence genome has a segment encoding these proteins:
- the LOC113781196 gene encoding transmembrane protein 45A-like: MGSFPGHVLPGTLFLLVGIWHTWCSIERYVSNPKSFRVRVWNPIPGFDGKLKYLELYVITIGSFIDMCIELLYSTHLKWFVNGMLNPGHMNNFEHGGMLLMFFIFGLIALLSEKTSYLPLPDGALCLIASSAFCAEYFLFYFHSTTHQGLEGYYHLILVILICLCIFSTVAGALMPTSFPVDLFNGIVITLQGLWFYQTAFTLYGPMMPNGCWLKADQIACRSKESEIRGELLANFQLFSQVLGVLVATIGAYCFAHSVNSHTDLRSSQTPEDG, encoded by the exons ATGGGATCATTTCCTGGTCATGTTCTTCCAGGAACGTTATTTCTTCTTGTTGGAATATGGCATACATGGTGTTCTATAGAACGATACGTATCGAATCCGAAATCTTTTCGTGTCAGGGTATGGAATCCTATTCCCGGTTTTGATGGGAAGCTCAAGTATTTGGAGCTGTATGTTATAACAATTGGATCTTTTATTGATATGTGTATAGAGCTGCTTTATTCTACCCATCTTAAGTGGTTTGTCAATGGAATGCTGAATCCCGGACACATGAATAATTTTGAGCATGGTGGAATGCTTCTCATGTTTTTCATCTTCGGCTTGATCGCATTGCTTTCTGAGAAGACAAG CTATCTTCCCTTGCCAGATGGAGCTTTGTGCTTGATTGCTTCCAGTGCATTTTGTGCCGAGTACTTCTTGTTCTACTTTCATTCAACTACCCATCAGGGCCTTGAGGGGTATTACCACCTCATACTCGTTATCCTCATATGCCTCTGCATTTTCTCTACGGTCGCCGGAGCCCTAATGCCAACTAGCTTCCCTGTGGATTTGTTTAATGGCATTGTCATAACTCTTCAAGGCCTCTGGTTCTACCAAACGGCGTTCACTTTGTATGGTCCGATGATGCCAAACGGCTGCTGGCTCAAGGCAGACCAAATAGCATGCCGTTCAAAGGAGAGTGAGATCCGGGGCGAGCTGCTTGCTAATTTCCAGCTATTTTCTCAAGTTCTTGGAGTCCTGGTTGCCACCATAGGAGCTTACTGTTTTGCACATTCAGTAAATAGTCACACTGATCTTAGGAGTTCACAAACACCTGAGGATGGATAA
- the LOC113780089 gene encoding UDP-glycosyltransferase 13-like — protein KLKEIAIGLERSEQKFLWVVRSPPSEDKTSRFQTPPAPDLDLLLPHGFLDRTKGRGFVVSSWAPQVDVLNHGSVGGFVTHCGWNSVLEAVCAGVPMVGWPLYAEQRLNRLFLVEEMKLALPMDESTEGGFVKAAKIEKRVRGLMDSEEGKVIRETAQAKKEEAKQAIGIFGSLATAERYKAIVD, from the coding sequence AAACTGAAAGAGATAGCCATCGGGTTGGAGAGGAGCGAGCAAAAGTTCCTGTGGGTGGTGCGCAGTCCGCCTTCTGAGGACAAAACCAGCCGCTTTCAAACTCCACCCGCCCCAGATCTGGATTTGTTGCTTCCTCACGGGTTTTTGGACCGGACAAAGGGTAGGGGTTTCGTGGTGAGTTCTTGGGCACCGCAGGTGGATGTGTTGAATCATGGGTCGGTGGGTGGGTTTGTGACCCACTGTGGGTGGAACTCAGTGTTGGAAGCAGTCTGTGCGGGTGTGCCTATGGTGGGGTGGCCGCTTTATGCTGAGCAGAGGCTGAATAGGCTGTTCTTAGTTGAGGAGATGAAGTTGGCCTTACCAATGGATGAAAGTACGGAAGGTGGGTTCGTGAAAGCGGCTAAAATCGAGAAGCGAGTTAGGGGGTTGATGGATTCGGAGGAAGGAAAGGTGATCAGGGAAACAGCCCAGGCAAAGAAGGAGGAAGCAAAGCAAGCCATCGGCATTTTTGGCAGTCTCGCCACCGCAGAGCGCTACAAAGCGATTGTAGATTGA
- the LOC113781028 gene encoding cytosolic sulfotransferase 5-like — MSTKDQNQEELMQEYCKNLLSTLPKERWFGSSYLYKYNGFWLSTKLLPGLIACQNNFQAQDTDVLLVSTPKSGTTWLKALTFTLANRKIYPINQNHPLLKQNPHSLMPFMEFFFSPEKMNPDLSCPLGRPYSSHCPLALLPESVLKSGCKIVYLCRNIKDTFVSYWHFSKKLGAEASLEEFFDMFCEGVSLSGPVWDHVLSYWRESLEKPEKVLFLKYEALQEKPSFHLKLLAEFMGCPISPEEETCGFVDEVLGLCSFDNLSNLEVNKSGTSWPVRNEMFFRKGNVGDWKNYLTGEMEERIDHITAQKFFGSGLSL; from the coding sequence ATGTCCACAAAAGATCAAAATCAAGAGGAACTAATGCAAGAATACTGCAAGAACCTGTTGTCAACCCTCCCCAAAGAGAGATGGTTTGGTTCTTCTTATCTGTACAAGTACAATGGCTTTTGGCTCAGTACTAAATTGTTGCCGGGGCTCATTGCATGCCAAAACAACTTCCAAGCTCAAGACACTGATGTCCTACTAGTTAGCACTCCCAAATCAGGCACCACATGGCTGAAGGCCCTTACGTTCACCTTAGCCAACCGAAAGATTTATCCAATCAACCAAAACCATCCTTTGCTCAAGCAAAATCCTCACTCTCTGATGCCATTCatggaattttttttctcaCCAGAAAAAATGAACCCTGACTTATCTTGTCCATTGGGAAGACCATATTCGAGTCACTGTCCACTTGCCCTACTACCCGAGTCGGTGCTGAAATCAGGTTGCAAGATTGTCTACCTATGCAGAAATATTAAGGATACTTTCGTCTCATATTGGCATTTCTCTAAGAAGTTAGGGGCTGAAGCTTCACTCGAAGAGTTTTTCGACATGTTTTGTGAGGGAGTGAGCCTTTCTGGACCAGTTTgggatcatgttttaagctaCTGGAGAGAAAGCTTGGAGAAGCCTGAAAAGGTCCTGTTTTTGAAGTATGAAGCCCTGCAGGAAAAGCCAAGTTTTCATCTGAAACTTTTAGCTGAGTTCATGGGGTGTCCGATTTCACCCGAGGAAGAGACATGTGGTTTTGTTGATGAGGTTTTGGGGCTTTGTAGCTTTGATAACTTGAGCAATTTGGAGGTGAACAAGAGCGGGACCTCCTGGCCTGTTAGAAATGAAATGTTTTTTCGGAAAGGAAACGTTGGAGATTGGAAAAATTATTTGACAGGTGAGATGGAAGAACGCATTGATCATATCACTGCCCAAAAGTTCTTCGGATCTGGATTGAGTCTATAG
- the LOC113781472 gene encoding cell division cycle 20.2, cofactor of APC complex-like — MDAEKKDDHLRFRTTKNEAFQRKRSRCDENLDRFIPNRSAMDFDFAHYMLNGGKVTRETDSSTNSPCCSPSKEAYRKHLADIFNMNRTRILAFSNKPPSSVEKSFEEPAFLSKKPVKRRRIPQVAERTLDAPDITDDYYLNLLDWSTSNVIAVGLGNSIYLWDVDTGSAIHLVENEEDLGPVTSVSWAPDGKHLAVGLNNSQIQIWDSESSRLVRILREGHRARVCSLDWNNYVLTTGGMDSMIINNDVRIRSHIIGTYRGHTQEVCGLKWSSSGQQLASGGNDNLLHIWSISMASPSSSSGSRNPWIHRFEDHTAAVKALAWCPFQSNLLASGGGMGDHSIKFWNFNTGACLNSVNAGSQVTCLLWNRHEREILSSHGMNDNQLTLWKYPSMTRIAELQGHTSRVLSMAQSPDGYTVASAAADETLRFWNVFGSPEVAKPKREATTEPFPDIPRIR; from the exons ATGGATGCAGAGAAAAAGGACGATCATTTAAGATTTCGTACTACAAAGAATGAAGCATTTCAGCGCAAAAGAAGCCGTTGTGATGAAAAC TTGGATAGATTCATTCCTAATCGCTCTGCTATGGACTTTGATTTTGCGCATTATATGCTGAATGGAGGAAAGGTTACGAGGGAAACTGATAGTAGTACAAATTCGCCATGTTGTTCTCCATCAAAAGAAGCTTATCGGAAGCACCTTGCAGATATCTTTAACATGAACAGGACAAGGATTCTTGCTTTCAGCAATAAGCCCCCATCTTCTGTGGAGAAAAGCTTTGAAGAACCAGCTTTTTTATCCAAAAAACCAGTCAAGAGGAGGAGGATCCCTCag GTAGCAGAAAGGACCTTGGATGCTCCTGATATTACTGATGATTATTATCTGAATTTGTTGGATTGGAGCACCAGCAACGTGATTGCTGTCGGTCTTGGGAATTCTATCTATTTATGGGATGTAGATACTGGATCTGCTATTCATCTTGTGGAGAATGAGGAAGACTTGGGACCAGTGACCAGTGTTAGCTGGGCACCAGATGGGAAGCATCTTGCTGTTGGCTTGAACAATTCACAGATTCAAATATGGGACTCTGAGTCTTCCCGCTTG GTGAGGATATTGCGAGAAGGACACAGAGCAAGGGTTTGTTCACTCGATTGGAATAATTATGTTTTGACAACAGGAGGCATGGACAGTATGATCATAAACAATGATGTCAGAATTAGATCCCATATTATTGGGACTTACAGGGGGCATACTCAAGAGGTTTGTGGGTTGAAATGGTCTTCTTCAGGACAGCAATTAGCAAGTGGGGGGAATGATAATTTGCTCCATATATGGAGCATATCAATGgcttctccttcttcatcttctgGTTCTCGAAATCCATGGATCCACCGCTTTGAAGACCATACAGCTGCAGTAAAGGCCCTTGCCTGGTGTCCGTTTCAAAGTAACCTGCTAGCATCTGGTGGCGGCATGGGCGATCACTCCATAAAGTTCTGGAATTTCAACACTGGAGCATGCTTGAACTCAGTGAATGCAGGTTCACAGGTCACTTGTTTGCTTTGGAACAGACATGAACGCGAGATTTTGAGCTCTCATGGGATGAATGATAACCAACTCACTCTGTGGAAGTATCCTTCCATGACTAGGATTGCTGAGCTTCAGGGTCATACATCTAGAGTGCTCTCTATGGCTCAG AGTCCAGACGGATACACTGTTGCAAGTGCAGCTGCAGACGAAACACTACGATTCTGGAATGTATTTGGATCTCCTGAAGTGGCTAAGCCTAAACGTGAGGCAACGACAGAGCCATTTCCTGACATTCCGCGCATCAGATAG